The following are encoded together in the Oncorhynchus kisutch isolate 150728-3 linkage group LG8, Okis_V2, whole genome shotgun sequence genome:
- the LOC109895095 gene encoding protein unc-119 homolog B, with translation MSDSNSRNETAATVKGPDTDMGLAANSRERKSGGDVMKRLKSQRNQTDKQRPVVTEDELRALGRDITPDEILGLCAVTRDYLCKPEDNVYNIDFTRFKIRDLETGSVLFEIAKPHSCDPEDEENGDGDASAGRFVRYQFTPAFLRLRNVGATVEFTVGDRPVNSFRMIERHYFQNKVLKNFDFDFGFCIPNSRNTCEHIYEFPQLHEDLIGLMVEHPYETRSDSFYFVDNKLIMHNKADYAYDGGQ, from the exons ATGAGCGACTCTAACTCTCGGAACGAGACGGCAGCCACAGTTAAAGGACCGGACACCGATATGGGGCTGGCGGCAAATTCCAGGGAGCGAAAGTCCGGTGGAGATGTGATGAAGAGACTCAAGTCGCAACGAAATCAAACGGATAAACAGCGGCCTGTTGTTACAGAGGATGAGCTCAGGGCGCTAGGACGAGACATCACACCAGATGAAATCCTTGGTCTTTGTGCTGTTACACGGG ATTATCTATGTAAACCTGAGGACAACGTCTACAATATTGACTTCACACGTTTCAAGATCAgagatctggagactgggtcAGTGCTCTTCGAGATTGCTAAACCTCACAGCTGTG ACCCTGAAGATGAGGAGAATGGAGATGGAGACGCCAGTGCTGGGCGCTTTGTGCGCTATCAGTTCACGCCAGCCTTCCTCAGACTGCGGAATGTTGGTGCAAC TGTGGAGTTCACCGTGGGGGACCGGCCTGTTAACAGCTTTCGCATGATAGAGAGGCATTATTTCCAGAATAAAGTTCTCAAGAACTTTGACTTTGACTTCGGATTCTGCATCCCAAACAGCCGTAACACTTGCGAACACATCTATGAGTTTCCCCAGCTCCATGAGGACCTCA TTGGCCTAATGGTGGAGCACCCGTATGAGACCAGGTCCGACAGCTTCTATTTTGTGGACAACAAACTGATCATGCACAATAAGGCAGACTACGCCTACGATGGGGGCCAGTAG
- the lg8h12orf43 gene encoding protein CUSTOS isoform X1: MTSGRYVSVEAAEGRTVQNNGWNSTNGNHVFDTVPLILLQLITSLPPPIKVSPNSCDFITHIALLCSRKRTRSNMSAPVGTMVEDSSSEDEDLEKFKEAAWSFGTYGINGTHNTNTADGESNGKLSRRVAVSKHEHDGNELQTTPEFRAHVAKKLGAILDSCISVISAETTKPCTQSTKYEDEGFRLFTTSVPGEFTIDPPPPPVRRRPVPSSSDSDSELEMRLREAAVSVTDLLSSALPSAVTPSLPESLSSDKMKKKKKKKKYKVQEGEDSNNSPVPEKNKKMTAPREVENCGEASSYAKMEEDQKSPEEDSLPLKVKKKKKKQKGTNEKVEEEVEKH, translated from the exons ATGACAAGTGGAAGGtatgtatcagtggaggctgctgaggggaggacggttcaaaataatggctggaacagcacgaatggaaaccatgtgtttgatactgttccacTCATTCTGCTCCAGCTTATCACGAGCCTTCCTCCCCCAATTAAGGTATCACCAAACTCCTGTG ACTTCATTACCCATATTGCATTGCTATGTAGCCGCAAACGTACTCGATCCAACATGTCAGCCCCCGTTGGAACGATGGTTGAAGACTCAAGCAGTGAAGATGAAGATCTGGAAAAGTTTAAGGAAGCAGCTTGGAGTTTTGGCACGTATGGAATTAATGGTACACACAATACCAACACGGCAG ATGGGGAAAGCAATGGGAAGTTATCCCGTCG TGTGGCTGTATCTAAACATGAACATGATGGGAACGAGCTTCAGACGACTCCGGAGTTCCGTGCGCACGTTGCAAAGAAATTAGGTGCTATACTTGACAG TTGCATTTCAGTGATATCTGCAGAAACAACAAAACCCTGCACACAGTCAACCAAATATGAAGATGAAG gttTCCGGCTGTTCACTACATCTGTCCCAGGAGAGTTTACCATtgatccccctcctccccctgtaagGCGTCGGCCCGTCCCCAGCTCAAG tgacagtgacagtgagctGGAGATGAGACTGAGAGAGGCGGCCGTGTCAGTTACAGACCTCCTATCATCTGCTCTCCCCAGCGCAGTTACACCTTCCCTGCCAGAGTCCCTCAGCTCAGAtaaaatgaagaagaagaagaagaagaagaaatacaAGGTTCAGGAAGGAGAGGACAGTAATAACAGCCCTGTCCCAGAGAAAAATAAGAAAATGACAGCTCCTCGCGAGGTTGAGAACTGTGGAGAAGCCTCATCTTATGCTAAAATGGAGGAGGACCAAAAGAGCCCCGAGGAGGATAGTCTACCGCTGAAggtcaagaagaagaaaaagaaacaaaAAGGCACGAATGAAAAGGTGGAAGAGGAAGTAGAAAAGCACTGA
- the lg8h12orf43 gene encoding protein CUSTOS isoform X2: protein MSAPVGTMVEDSSSEDEDLEKFKEAAWSFGTYGINGTHNTNTADGESNGKLSRRVAVSKHEHDGNELQTTPEFRAHVAKKLGAILDSCISVISAETTKPCTQSTKYEDEGFRLFTTSVPGEFTIDPPPPPVRRRPVPSSSDSDSELEMRLREAAVSVTDLLSSALPSAVTPSLPESLSSDKMKKKKKKKKYKVQEGEDSNNSPVPEKNKKMTAPREVENCGEASSYAKMEEDQKSPEEDSLPLKVKKKKKKQKGTNEKVEEEVEKH, encoded by the exons ATGTCAGCCCCCGTTGGAACGATGGTTGAAGACTCAAGCAGTGAAGATGAAGATCTGGAAAAGTTTAAGGAAGCAGCTTGGAGTTTTGGCACGTATGGAATTAATGGTACACACAATACCAACACGGCAG ATGGGGAAAGCAATGGGAAGTTATCCCGTCG TGTGGCTGTATCTAAACATGAACATGATGGGAACGAGCTTCAGACGACTCCGGAGTTCCGTGCGCACGTTGCAAAGAAATTAGGTGCTATACTTGACAG TTGCATTTCAGTGATATCTGCAGAAACAACAAAACCCTGCACACAGTCAACCAAATATGAAGATGAAG gttTCCGGCTGTTCACTACATCTGTCCCAGGAGAGTTTACCATtgatccccctcctccccctgtaagGCGTCGGCCCGTCCCCAGCTCAAG tgacagtgacagtgagctGGAGATGAGACTGAGAGAGGCGGCCGTGTCAGTTACAGACCTCCTATCATCTGCTCTCCCCAGCGCAGTTACACCTTCCCTGCCAGAGTCCCTCAGCTCAGAtaaaatgaagaagaagaagaagaagaagaaatacaAGGTTCAGGAAGGAGAGGACAGTAATAACAGCCCTGTCCCAGAGAAAAATAAGAAAATGACAGCTCCTCGCGAGGTTGAGAACTGTGGAGAAGCCTCATCTTATGCTAAAATGGAGGAGGACCAAAAGAGCCCCGAGGAGGATAGTCTACCGCTGAAggtcaagaagaagaaaaagaaacaaaAAGGCACGAATGAAAAGGTGGAAGAGGAAGTAGAAAAGCACTGA
- the hnf1a gene encoding hepatocyte nuclear factor 1-alpha isoform X1 has protein sequence MEGEERKGEAGPGPGRLSALQEQLIWALLGSGLSREVLVHALGELERERVTPGAEKGDRGDGESSEEGEMDFPPPIFQELEALAPEEAARQRALVDQLLQEDPWRVAKLVKSYMQQHNLPQREVVESTGLNQSHLSQHLNKGTPMKNQKRAALYSWYVRKQGEISQQFTNARHALGSGEEQGEDVRKGRRNRFKWGPASQQILFHAYERQRNPSKEEREGLVEECNRAECLQRGVSPSQLAGLGSNLVTEVRVYNWFANRRKEEAFRHKLALDMPYNSQSASSTNHTLSHSPEQGMKYSQQITCDNLGSSRGHNGDRGLGGRLASPIQLEPSHTLLETHHHKPVSGGGPLPPVSTLTSLHSLSSSPAPHHGLIMTSLPSVMSLGESSLLIGQTVPVINNVGGGFTTLQPISFQQQLHSTSQQQLTQQFQSHMGHHSPFMATMTQLPCHMYSKSDMSHYPPSSLLSQAMVITDSSSLGTLTSLTTVRQILTTDPEEQTDQPIQEDSLHLQSPSPVPVSSGNLQLYPPSQSSETHPPHRLSSSPADINSYIPAQMVSTAQ, from the exons atggagggagaggagaggaaaggagaagcaGGGCCTGGCCCTGGGCGTCTGTCTGCTCTCCAGGAGCAGCTGATCTGGGCTCTGCTGGGCTCTGGACTGTCCCGGGAGGTCCTGGTCCATGCCCTGGGAGAACTGGAGCGAGAGAGGGTCACCCCTGGAGCAGAGAAGGGGGACAGGGGGGATGGCGAGAGTTCGGAGGAGGGAGAAATGGATTTTCCACCCCCCATATTCCAGGAGCTGGAGGCCCTAGCCCCAGAGGAGGCAGCCAGACAGAGGGCTCTGGTCGACCAACTGCTTCA gGAGGATCCATGGCGCGTGGCAAAACTAGTGAAGAGCTACATGCAGCAGCATAACCTCCCCCAGAGAGAGGTGGTCGAGTCCACAGGCCTCAACCAGTCCCATCTCTCCCAGCACCTCAACAAAGGCACGCCCATGAAGAACCAGAAACGGGCTGCTCTATACAGCTGGTACGTCAGGAAGCAGGGCGAGATTAGCCAGC AGTTTACTAATGCCAGGCATGCCCTTGGGTctggagaggagcagggagaggatgTGAGGAAGGGACGTAGGAACAGGTTCAAATGGGGACCCGCCTCCCAGCAAATCCTCTTCCACGCCTATGAACGACAGAGGAACCCAagcaaagaggagagagagggattagtGGAGGAGTGtaacag GGCTGAGTGTCTTCAGAGGGGTGTGTCTCCGTCCCAGCTGGCTGGCCTGGGCTCTAACCTGGTGACAGAGGTACGAGTGTACAACTGGTTCGCTAACCGCCGCAAGGAGGAGGCCTTCCGCCATAAACTGGCTCTTGATATGCCTTACAACAGCCAATCAGCAAGCTCCACCaaccacacactctcacacagccCTGAGCAAG GCATGAAGTATAGCCAGCAAATCACATGTGACAATCTGGGGTCATCGAGGGGTCACAATGGAGACAGAGGCTTGGGGGGCCGCCTGGCCAGCCCCATTCAACTGGAGCCCAGCCACACACTCCTGGAAACACACCATCACAAACCA GTATCAGGTGGTGGCCCCTTACCCCCAGTCAGCACCCTGACATCACTGCACAGTCTGTCTTCCTCGCCTGCTCCCCACCATGGACTCATCATGACCTCCCTGCCCAGCGTCATGAGTCTGGGAGAGTCCTCTCTTCTCATAG GTCAAACCGTACCTGTCATCAACAACGTGGGAGGCGGGTTCACCACCCTTCAGCCAATCTCTTTCCAGCAGCAGCTTCATTCCACTTCCCAGCAGCAACTCACACAGCAGTTCCAGAGTCACATGGGCCACCACAGTCCTTTCATGGCAACCATGACACAGCTTCCATGTCACA TGTACAGCAAGTCTGATATGTCCCACTACCCTCCGTCCAGCCTACTGTCCCAAGCAATGGTCATCACTGACAGCAGCAGCCTTGGAACACTGACCAGTCTAACCACAGTCAGACAG ATTCTGACCACAGACCCTGAGGAGCAGACAGACCAACCCATCCAGGAGGACTCCCTACACCTGCAGTCCCCTTCACCTGTGCCAG TTTCCTCTGGGAATTTACAGCTGTATCCTCCATCTCAGTCTAGTGAAACTCATCCACCTCACCGCCTCTCCTCTTCGCCAGCAGACATCAACTCCTACATTCCTGCACAGATGGTCTCTACCGCACAGTAG
- the hnf1a gene encoding hepatocyte nuclear factor 1-alpha isoform X2: MEGEERKGEAGPGPGRLSALQEQLIWALLGSGLSREVLVHALGELERERVTPGAEKGDRGDGESSEEGEMDFPPPIFQELEALAPEEAARQRALVDQLLQEDPWRVAKLVKSYMQQHNLPQREVVESTGLNQSHLSQHLNKGTPMKNQKRAALYSWYVRKQGEISQQFTNARHALGSGEEQGEDVRKGRRNRFKWGPASQQILFHAYERQRNPSKEEREGLVEECNRAECLQRGVSPSQLAGLGSNLVTEVRVYNWFANRRKEEAFRHKLALDMPYNSQSASSTNHTLSHSPEQGMKYSQQITCDNLGSSRGHNGDRGLGGRLASPIQLEPSHTLLETHHHKPVSGGGPLPPVSTLTSLHSLSSSPAPHHGLIMTSLPSVMSLGESSLLIGQTVPVINNVGGGFTTLQPISFQQQLHSTSQQQLTQQFQSHMGHHSPFMATMTQLPCHMYSKSDMSHYPPSSLLSQAMVITDSSSLGTLTSLTTVRQILTTDPEEQTDQPIQEDSLHLQSPSPVPGQ; the protein is encoded by the exons atggagggagaggagaggaaaggagaagcaGGGCCTGGCCCTGGGCGTCTGTCTGCTCTCCAGGAGCAGCTGATCTGGGCTCTGCTGGGCTCTGGACTGTCCCGGGAGGTCCTGGTCCATGCCCTGGGAGAACTGGAGCGAGAGAGGGTCACCCCTGGAGCAGAGAAGGGGGACAGGGGGGATGGCGAGAGTTCGGAGGAGGGAGAAATGGATTTTCCACCCCCCATATTCCAGGAGCTGGAGGCCCTAGCCCCAGAGGAGGCAGCCAGACAGAGGGCTCTGGTCGACCAACTGCTTCA gGAGGATCCATGGCGCGTGGCAAAACTAGTGAAGAGCTACATGCAGCAGCATAACCTCCCCCAGAGAGAGGTGGTCGAGTCCACAGGCCTCAACCAGTCCCATCTCTCCCAGCACCTCAACAAAGGCACGCCCATGAAGAACCAGAAACGGGCTGCTCTATACAGCTGGTACGTCAGGAAGCAGGGCGAGATTAGCCAGC AGTTTACTAATGCCAGGCATGCCCTTGGGTctggagaggagcagggagaggatgTGAGGAAGGGACGTAGGAACAGGTTCAAATGGGGACCCGCCTCCCAGCAAATCCTCTTCCACGCCTATGAACGACAGAGGAACCCAagcaaagaggagagagagggattagtGGAGGAGTGtaacag GGCTGAGTGTCTTCAGAGGGGTGTGTCTCCGTCCCAGCTGGCTGGCCTGGGCTCTAACCTGGTGACAGAGGTACGAGTGTACAACTGGTTCGCTAACCGCCGCAAGGAGGAGGCCTTCCGCCATAAACTGGCTCTTGATATGCCTTACAACAGCCAATCAGCAAGCTCCACCaaccacacactctcacacagccCTGAGCAAG GCATGAAGTATAGCCAGCAAATCACATGTGACAATCTGGGGTCATCGAGGGGTCACAATGGAGACAGAGGCTTGGGGGGCCGCCTGGCCAGCCCCATTCAACTGGAGCCCAGCCACACACTCCTGGAAACACACCATCACAAACCA GTATCAGGTGGTGGCCCCTTACCCCCAGTCAGCACCCTGACATCACTGCACAGTCTGTCTTCCTCGCCTGCTCCCCACCATGGACTCATCATGACCTCCCTGCCCAGCGTCATGAGTCTGGGAGAGTCCTCTCTTCTCATAG GTCAAACCGTACCTGTCATCAACAACGTGGGAGGCGGGTTCACCACCCTTCAGCCAATCTCTTTCCAGCAGCAGCTTCATTCCACTTCCCAGCAGCAACTCACACAGCAGTTCCAGAGTCACATGGGCCACCACAGTCCTTTCATGGCAACCATGACACAGCTTCCATGTCACA TGTACAGCAAGTCTGATATGTCCCACTACCCTCCGTCCAGCCTACTGTCCCAAGCAATGGTCATCACTGACAGCAGCAGCCTTGGAACACTGACCAGTCTAACCACAGTCAGACAG ATTCTGACCACAGACCCTGAGGAGCAGACAGACCAACCCATCCAGGAGGACTCCCTACACCTGCAGTCCCCTTCACCTGTGCCAG gacaatga